From a single Terriglobales bacterium genomic region:
- a CDS encoding ABC transporter permease, with protein METFLQDLRYGARMLAKSPGFSAIAILTLALGIGANTAIFSVVNGVLLSKLPFPHSEQIVSLFTQMPNFKNGSISYPNFEDWRRMNRTFSSMAAYRSDGFNLVGAGEPERLHGSMVSAGFFEILGVNPILGRTFSVDEDHIGATPTAMITEGLWKRKYGSDPNIIGKSMDLNGTARTIIGVVPSSFHLHIQNFQRGEVPNELYVPVGEWNEHQFHDNRAAGWGLDAIGRMKPGVTFEQAQQDMARVSRELAAAYPDVNGAKQAYLVRFEDEIVGADGTPGGHNIRPVLVVLLVAVMFVLLIACVNVANLLLARSTVRNREFAIRIALGAGEGRIVRQLLTESILLALIGGGLGLLLAKFGTSAALAAMPRTMPRAEDIGLDHRVLLFTLIVSIVSGIAFGLAPALRTTRSNVGATLKESGRSLAAARSRTQSVFVVFEMSMALVLLVGAGLMIRTLFVLWGLSPGFNPHNVMTFSFSGPPSFKGGSPDTIRAAQRELHDKLAAMPGVKAVSFSLGAQPMAGDDDDNFWIVGRPMPKRSELPMTLEYDVEPGYLQTMQIPLKRGRFLTEADNEHAPYVAVIDETFAEQYFKNEDPIGHYIDLNTDPSDPNKIPYLQNVGVVGHVNQWGLDSDARSPLHAQLYMSYAQTPDFALKRIGLGSDVYVRTSRPNIPSFEEMRHQLLAANRDLVVYAPESLEQTVAHSIGQKRFTMTLLACFAGIALLLASVGIYGVLSYLVGQRTQEIGVRMALGAQRVDVLRMILGDGARMALIGIGIGLVAALALTRFMESMLFGVKPTDPITFLGVSVLLRGIALLACYVPARRAMKVDPIEALRYE; from the coding sequence ATGGAAACGTTCTTACAGGACCTGCGTTACGGCGCTCGCATGCTGGCGAAATCGCCAGGGTTTTCGGCTATCGCGATTCTCACGCTGGCCTTAGGCATTGGCGCCAACACTGCCATCTTCTCGGTTGTAAACGGCGTGTTGCTCAGTAAGCTGCCGTTCCCTCATTCCGAGCAGATCGTCTCGCTGTTCACGCAGATGCCGAACTTCAAGAACGGATCCATTTCGTACCCGAACTTTGAAGATTGGCGCCGAATGAACCGGACGTTCAGCTCAATGGCAGCCTATCGCTCCGACGGATTCAATCTCGTTGGCGCCGGTGAACCGGAGCGGCTGCACGGCTCGATGGTCTCAGCGGGATTTTTCGAGATCCTTGGCGTCAATCCCATTCTGGGACGGACGTTCTCCGTTGACGAGGACCACATCGGCGCTACTCCCACCGCCATGATCACTGAAGGATTATGGAAGCGGAAGTACGGCTCCGATCCTAACATCATCGGCAAGAGCATGGATTTGAACGGCACTGCGCGCACAATCATCGGCGTCGTGCCTTCCAGCTTCCACCTGCATATTCAGAACTTTCAGCGTGGTGAAGTGCCGAACGAACTGTACGTTCCAGTTGGGGAATGGAATGAGCATCAGTTTCACGACAACCGTGCTGCAGGCTGGGGACTCGACGCGATCGGTCGAATGAAGCCTGGGGTCACGTTCGAACAGGCACAACAGGACATGGCTCGCGTCTCACGCGAATTGGCTGCGGCTTATCCCGATGTGAATGGTGCGAAGCAAGCCTATCTCGTGCGCTTCGAGGACGAGATCGTCGGAGCCGACGGTACGCCCGGCGGGCACAACATCCGGCCTGTGCTGGTTGTGCTGCTAGTCGCCGTAATGTTCGTGCTCCTCATTGCCTGCGTGAACGTAGCCAATCTGCTGCTGGCTCGTTCGACTGTCCGGAATCGGGAATTCGCAATTCGTATCGCCCTCGGCGCTGGCGAGGGTCGCATCGTTCGTCAGCTTCTTACCGAGAGCATTCTCCTGGCACTCATTGGCGGTGGATTGGGATTGCTGCTGGCGAAATTCGGAACTTCGGCGGCACTAGCAGCTATGCCGCGAACCATGCCTCGCGCTGAAGATATTGGGCTCGACCATCGAGTCTTACTTTTCACGCTGATCGTTTCTATCGTCTCGGGCATCGCTTTTGGACTTGCTCCAGCGCTGAGGACTACGCGTTCGAACGTCGGGGCGACGCTCAAAGAAAGTGGACGCTCTCTAGCTGCAGCACGCAGCCGCACGCAATCCGTATTCGTCGTCTTTGAAATGTCGATGGCTCTCGTCCTGCTGGTCGGCGCAGGGCTGATGATTCGAACACTCTTTGTGCTTTGGGGCCTGAGCCCGGGCTTCAATCCGCACAACGTCATGACCTTCTCGTTCTCAGGCCCGCCCTCCTTCAAAGGCGGATCGCCAGACACCATTCGGGCAGCGCAGCGAGAACTTCACGACAAACTCGCCGCCATGCCGGGTGTTAAGGCAGTTTCGTTCAGCCTCGGCGCACAGCCTATGGCGGGCGACGACGACGATAACTTCTGGATCGTAGGCAGACCCATGCCGAAACGCAGTGAACTCCCGATGACGCTGGAGTATGACGTCGAACCCGGATATCTGCAGACGATGCAAATTCCACTGAAGCGGGGAAGGTTCTTAACCGAAGCCGATAACGAGCACGCGCCCTATGTAGCGGTAATCGACGAGACCTTTGCCGAGCAATATTTCAAGAATGAAGACCCGATCGGTCATTACATCGATCTGAATACCGATCCTTCCGATCCGAACAAAATTCCCTACCTGCAGAACGTAGGCGTGGTGGGACACGTGAACCAGTGGGGGCTGGATTCCGATGCGCGCAGCCCTCTGCACGCGCAGCTGTATATGTCCTATGCACAAACTCCCGATTTCGCGCTCAAACGCATTGGCTTGGGTTCTGACGTTTACGTCCGCACTTCGCGCCCCAATATTCCCTCGTTTGAAGAGATGCGTCATCAGTTGCTCGCTGCGAATCGGGATCTCGTTGTTTATGCGCCGGAATCTCTGGAGCAGACCGTTGCTCATTCGATCGGACAAAAGCGCTTCACCATGACTCTGCTCGCGTGTTTCGCCGGGATTGCTCTGCTGTTGGCCAGTGTGGGGATTTATGGCGTGTTGTCTTACCTCGTCGGGCAGCGCACACAAGAAATCGGAGTCCGCATGGCTTTGGGCGCGCAGCGCGTCGATGTGCTGCGCAT
- a CDS encoding GxxExxY protein yields MKHEALTEKLIGIFYSVYNDLGHGFLESIYQKAFTLHLARNGLKFEEQKSIRVVYMGVDLGDFRADLVVESLVIVELKAVAALEKAHERQLLNYLRATNVEVGLLLNFGPTAQIKRLLFDNERKPNQSQAAAAG; encoded by the coding sequence ATGAAGCACGAAGCACTGACTGAGAAACTGATTGGAATCTTCTACTCCGTTTATAACGATCTTGGGCATGGTTTTCTGGAGAGCATTTATCAGAAGGCTTTTACTTTGCATTTAGCGAGGAACGGGTTGAAATTCGAGGAACAGAAATCCATCCGTGTGGTGTACATGGGAGTTGACTTGGGTGATTTCCGCGCCGATCTGGTCGTCGAATCGCTGGTGATTGTCGAGCTGAAGGCAGTTGCGGCGCTAGAGAAAGCACACGAACGTCAGTTGCTCAACTACCTGCGGGCGACGAACGTCGAAGTGGGCCTGCTGCTGAATTTTGGTCCAACGGCTCAGATCAAACGGCTGTTGTTCGATAATGAAAGAAAGCCCAACCAGAGCCAAGCTGCGGCTGCTGGATAA